The Cellulophaga lytica DSM 7489 nucleotide sequence TTAGAGCCATCTTTAATGTTGCAAATGACAGATTTTACCAAAGAAAAAACTATAGATATGAATGCTAAAGTTTACCGTAGTATGGACTTTGGTACACTTTGGGGAGGAATATCATACAGGCGTAGTTTTGATGGTGCTTTGTACCAAAATACAAGCGGAAGTACCAAAGAACAAAGATTACAATTAATTACACCTATTGTTGGTGTTAACTATAAAAACTTTTTAGTGTCTTACAATTACTCGTACCAAATGGGAGATATTAGGTTTGATAATGGAGGTTTTCATCAACTAACTTTAGGTTATAATTTTGGACAAGTATCAGAAAAAAGATTTGACTGTAAGTGCCCTGCTGTAAATTATTAAAAAAAAATAAAATATATAAAAGCCTGTGATCTTTTAATCACAGGCTTTTTTTATCTGTAGTTTATTTGTCCCAAGTGTAATTTTTGCTTTTTCCTTGCTTTACAATGGCAGAAATCATTGCATTTTCTAACTCGCCTTTAGAACCTTCTTTTTGGTTTTTAGCAATATAAGCTTCACGTTTTTGGTTTGCTTCTTTAATTTGTTGCTGAATATTTTTTCGTTCTATTTTTTTAGTTTCAATAAAAGCTTCAATTTCTTTATTAGTTTTATTTTGTAGCTCTTTTGGTAATTGCTTTTTCTCTATCTTAGATACATTAAAGTTTTTGTTTTTAGAAGCATCCACTAAATCCCAAGAGGCATTATTATACAATCTAGAGCTTTTGCTAACTGCTCTTTTTACCATAACAGCTTCTTCCATTTCTGCAGCTTTATCATCTTGTACAGATTGTAATGCCATTTTAGAACTGCCTAAACTACCGTAAGACACATATGTTTTGTTTAATTTTTTATTAAGCGTAATAATTACATCATCATAAGGTGTATCTATATGTATAACTTTTTTATTGTGGTTAATAGCAATGTATTCTCCACCTGTTAATTGTGCACCACTTTTCCAGTAGCTATTTGCACCTTGGTTATAGTCTCCACAAAAAATAGTATTTACTATTATACCTTTTTCCTTAGCATCAGACGTAGCATCTTTATAATCTATTTTGCCTTGGTTAAAGGGTTCGTTGCCAGCAATAAATATCATTTTTAAGTTATCAGGGTTTTTGCCCCAATCTAAATCTTTAATAGACGTGCTTATTGCTTGGCCACAATACTCATCTCCACCATTGGTAGTTAAAGAAAATAGCTTTTCAGATATTTCATCCAAATCTGTACTAAAACCAATTACTTGTTTAATGTAACCGTCTTGTTTTTCAATAGTACTGTTACCGTACTCATACAATGCAATTTGTAATTGGGGTCTGTCTTCATTACCACATTTTACATAGCTAAATTTATTTACAATATCCCAAAGCTGTGCCTTTGCTTGGTTTATTAATCCGTCCATACTATTACTAGTGTCTAATAACAAGGCTACTTTAACTACATTTTTATCTGGCTTTTTAGTTTCTACTAAAGCTTGTGTGGCTAAAGTTATTTCCTTTTTACTTTTTGCCTCGCAACTTAAAGTGCTTCCTACAAAAAAGGTTAGTAATGCTATGCTTGCTATTTGTTTTACATTTTTCATCTTGTTACTTTTTTATTTGTTACAGGGTAAAAGTATTTTTAATGTTTATAATTAAAAACAGGTAATGAGGGAACTGGTATTTTGAGTGAGTAAACAAACCAGTAAACTTTGTAAGGAGGTCTTAAGCAGAGGTTTTTATAGCTAAAGCAGCATTTTAGCATTTTTTATAGTCAGATAAAACAACTAAGTTTACCATATCTAATTGTAAAAATGAAGTTAAAAAAGCACATACTATTTTTATTGTTGTTTGTAACAGCAATTGCTTTTTCTCAGGTTAATACTACTAAAAAACTTACCATAAAGGGTACAGTAAAAACTAAAGAAAAAAGAAGTCCTATTTCTGGTGTAGAAGTTTCTGCTACTAGTGGCAGTGTTGTATATACAGATGCTTTTGGAGCTTACCGCATAAAAGCAGAAGTTGGAGATTATTTATTGTTTAAAAGTTTAGAATTTGAAACTGTAGAATATCGGATTAAAGATGATGAAGATGTAGATGTTTTGGTAGAAGGTTTAGATGAGGATACGCAAATAAGCAAAAGTGCTTTGCATAAAATGTATATAGATTCTGCCAAGCAATTTAAAAAAACAGATATAGGCAAAAGTATAGACTATATTAGGCTTTCTTTGGAGCAATTAGGTAAAAGAGGTAATAATAAAGAGCGTGCAGTATCTTACGCCTTATTAGGTGAAATATACCAATATCATAAGCAGTACGACCTTGCTGTTGATAATTACAAGGAGTCTTTAACTTATAACACTACAGGTGAGTCTCAGTTATTGTTGGCCAATGCTTATCTTTTAAATAAAGAATACAAAAAATCACAGACACTTTTTACAACGTTACTAAGCAATAAAAAACTGTCTATGTACCAAAAAATACTTGTGTATGAAGGTTTGGGTGATGCTTATAAAGGGATGAAAAATACCCAACAAGCAGTAGGCAACTATACTAAAGGTTTAGACATAGCTAAAAAAGAACTTGTAAAGCCAAAAATTACAGATTTAAATACCAAAATAGCAGAGGCTTATGGTGATGCTAACCAAACTAAAGAGGCAGTAGGTTACTTTAAAAACTCGTTAAAATCTGCCGAGTCAGAGGCTCCACAACGTGCTTTAGAGGTAAGTGAAAGAGCTGCAGATTTTTATAATAAAAACAATCTGTATAATGAAGAAATGAAGCTTAGAAAGCAGAGTTTAGAAGACATAGAGCTATTAGAAAACTCAGCTAAGAAGAAAGTAGAAAAAAGAAGTACTACATTAGATAAAGTAGAGGTGCCAATAACTAGGCAACGCATAAATTACAAAATTGCAACTAACTTAATTGTACAAGATAAGTTAGATGAGGCTATACCGTATTTAGAAGAAAGTATTTCTGAAGCAGCTATTGAAGATGATTTAGTAGTGCAAAAGGACGCAACACGCAAACTATCTGAAGTGTATGATGATAAGGGAGATTATACTAGAGCTTTAGAAACCTATAAAAAATATGCAGCTGTAGCAGATACGTTGTATGCGCGTAAAGAACAAGAAATATCTAGAGCAGAGCGCTTAAGTAAACAAATAGCAGAAAAGCAAAACCGTATAACTGGTTTAGAAAAGGATAAGGAACTTTATGAAAGTAAGTCTAGTTTGGAACAGACTAAGCAAGATTTGTACACAACAACATCTACCAAGCAAAAAATTATAATTTACGCTTTAGTTTTGGGTATGTTTCTTTTTGGTATTGCAGCATTTTTCTTTTACAGAAGCAATAAGCAGCAAAAGTTAGCAAACAACCTTTTGGCATTAAAATCATTACGCTCACAAATGAATCCGCA carries:
- a CDS encoding vWA domain-containing protein, with the translated sequence MKNVKQIASIALLTFFVGSTLSCEAKSKKEITLATQALVETKKPDKNVVKVALLLDTSNSMDGLINQAKAQLWDIVNKFSYVKCGNEDRPQLQIALYEYGNSTIEKQDGYIKQVIGFSTDLDEISEKLFSLTTNGGDEYCGQAISTSIKDLDWGKNPDNLKMIFIAGNEPFNQGKIDYKDATSDAKEKGIIVNTIFCGDYNQGANSYWKSGAQLTGGEYIAINHNKKVIHIDTPYDDVIITLNKKLNKTYVSYGSLGSSKMALQSVQDDKAAEMEEAVMVKRAVSKSSRLYNNASWDLVDASKNKNFNVSKIEKKQLPKELQNKTNKEIEAFIETKKIERKNIQQQIKEANQKREAYIAKNQKEGSKGELENAMISAIVKQGKSKNYTWDK
- a CDS encoding tetratricopeptide repeat-containing sensor histidine kinase translates to MKLKKHILFLLLFVTAIAFSQVNTTKKLTIKGTVKTKEKRSPISGVEVSATSGSVVYTDAFGAYRIKAEVGDYLLFKSLEFETVEYRIKDDEDVDVLVEGLDEDTQISKSALHKMYIDSAKQFKKTDIGKSIDYIRLSLEQLGKRGNNKERAVSYALLGEIYQYHKQYDLAVDNYKESLTYNTTGESQLLLANAYLLNKEYKKSQTLFTTLLSNKKLSMYQKILVYEGLGDAYKGMKNTQQAVGNYTKGLDIAKKELVKPKITDLNTKIAEAYGDANQTKEAVGYFKNSLKSAESEAPQRALEVSERAADFYNKNNLYNEEMKLRKQSLEDIELLENSAKKKVEKRSTTLDKVEVPITRQRINYKIATNLIVQDKLDEAIPYLEESISEAAIEDDLVVQKDATRKLSEVYDDKGDYTRALETYKKYAAVADTLYARKEQEISRAERLSKQIAEKQNRITGLEKDKELYESKSSLEQTKQDLYTTTSTKQKIIIYALVLGMFLFGIAAFFFYRSNKQQKLANNLLALKSLRSQMNPHFIFNALNSVNNYISKSDERSANRFLSEFSTLMRAVLENSEEDFIPLTKELELLELYVKLEHSRFPDKFNYSITTDPNIDVAAFQIPPMLLQPYIENAIWHGLRYKNELGYLNINLKQKNKEAIEITIEDNGIGRKKSAELKTQNQKKQRSKGMGNIKKRVAILNSMYKDKVDVVVTDLSSNGTGTKVTLTLKKD